In Microtus pennsylvanicus isolate mMicPen1 chromosome 17, mMicPen1.hap1, whole genome shotgun sequence, one genomic interval encodes:
- the Fbxo36 gene encoding F-box only protein 36 isoform X1 produces the protein MASWLPETLFEIVGQGQAPSKDYYQLLVTQTQASASRGFLSLLTPFPARPGPAMRPAPGKQPPWPAGSAASQLTARSPLVTSAPRPESRFSARGRLVPGEPSLPSPSPNADRFPSYLLDSYPLRSLRAPEKNRRPCLRAASPQRGKEGKKDSAKCPKEEPAGGERDGLFQEPSNKSVVN, from the exons ATGGCGTCGTGGCTGCCGGAGACTCTGTTTGAAATTGTAGGACAAGGCCAGGCGCCGAGCAAAGACTATTACCAGTTGTTGGTCACTCAAACTCAGGCAAGTGCGAGCCGCGGGTTCCTGTCTCTCCTGACCCCCTTCCCCGCCCGCCCGGGCCCCGCGATGAGGCCCGCTCCAGGCAAACAGCCACCGTGGCCTGCCGGAAGCGCCGCGTCTCAGCTCACAGCGAGATCTCCCCTCGTCACCTCTGCTCCGCGGCCTGAGAGTCGGTTCTCTGCCCGAGGCCGTCTTGTCCCTGGCGAACCTTCCttgccttccccctcccccaatgccGACCGCTTCCCTTCCTACCTCCTGGATTCCTACCCGCTGCGTTCCCTCCGCGCGCCAGAGAAAAACAGGCGTCCCTGCTTGCGTGCCGCCTCACCTCAGcgtgggaaggagggaaagaaagactcaGCCAAGTGTCCCAAGGAGGAGCCGGCAGGGGGAGAAAGGGACGGTCTCTTCCAG GAGCCGTCAAACAAAAGCGTCGTGAATTAA